In the genome of Bosea sp. ANAM02, the window CGCACGCGGACATGGGCGTGGCGCTCCAGTTCGGCGGTGACGCCCGGCATCGAGACGCTGCCCTCGACATGGCGGACAGTGTCGCGCGAGACGGAGTCCAGCAGAGGGTTTACATAGGTCCGGACATCGCCCGGCGTCAGTTCCAGCACGACCAGCCTGGTAAGGACACCGATATGCGGCGAGGTGATGCCGATCCCGGGCGCCTCCCGCATGGTGTCGAGCAGATCGGCGGCAAGTTCGCGCAGATCGGCATCGAAGCGCGTGACGGGGGCAGCCGCCACGCGCAGACGTGGATCGGGGAAGCGCAGGATCGGCCGGATGGCCATGGCGAGCGGCCTCTTCAGGCCGCCGCCTTCTTCTCCGCCGTGCCGTAGAAGCTCTCGCCGGTCTTGGCCATGCGCTTCAGCAGGCGGTTCGGCTTGAAGCGCTCGCCATGGGCCTTGGCCAGCTTCTCGCAGAGCTTCACGAAGGCAGCCGCGCCCATGTTGTCGATATAGGAGAGCGTGCCGCCCGAGTAAGGCGCGAAGCCAAAGCCGATGATCGAGCCGACATCGGCCTCGCGCGGATCGGTGACGACGCCTTCCTCATAGGTCTTGGCGGCTTCCAGTACCTGCGTGACCAGGAGGCGGTGCTTCAGCTCCTCCATGTCGACGCTCTCAGGGTCCAGGCGCTTGCCGACGAGATCGGCGAGGCCCGGCCAGAGCCGCTTCGGCCCGGGTTCCGGATAATCGTAGAAGCCCTTCTTGTTCTTGCGGCCGAGGCGGCCATGCTTCTCGACCATGTCGGCGAGCAGCTTCTCCTGCGCCGGATCGACGGCGCCGTCGCCGAGCTGCGCCTTGGTCGCCTTCAGCACCTTGTAGGCGAGATCAACCGCGACCTCGTCATTGAGCGAGAGCGGGCCGACCGGCATGCCGGCCTGCTTGCCGGCGGCCTCGATCATCGCCGGCGGCACGCCTTCCATCAGCATCAGATGGCCTTCGCGGATATAGTTGCCGACGCAGCGATTGGCGTAGAAGCCGCGGGTATCGTTGACGACGATCGGCGTCTTCTTGATGGCGCGGACGAAGTCCAGCGCCATGGCAAGCGCCTTCTTGCCGGTCTTCCTGGCCATGATGACCTCGACCAGCAGCATCTTCTCGACCGGCGAGAAGAAATGGATGCCGATGAAGTTCTTCGGGCGCTGGCTGGTCTCGGCGAGGCCGGTGATCGGCAGCGT includes:
- a CDS encoding peptide deformylase — protein: MAIRPILRFPDPRLRVAAAPVTRFDADLRELAADLLDTMREAPGIGITSPHIGVLTRLVVLELTPGDVRTYVNPLLDSVSRDTVRHVEGSVSMPGVTAELERHAHVRVRYRDLDGAEHVEEASGLLAVCHQHEIDQLDGVFWIDRLSRLKRDRLIVRYNKLQRG